The sequence below is a genomic window from uncultured Stenotrophomonas sp..
GGCGCATGCAGTCCGGCCAAGGCAGCGACATTGGCGGCGTTGCCCGCGACCGGCCCGTCCACCATGTCGCCCGGCAACACGATCAGGTCGGGTTTCGCCGCCAGCACGTCATCGACGATGCGCCGGGTACGCCATGCGCCCTTGACCGGGCTGGCGTGCAGGTCGGCCAGCACCGCCACACGCAGCCCGTCCAGCTCCGCCGGCAGGGATGACAACTCGATTTCACGCTCGTGGACCTTCGGCGGCTTGAGGCCGTTGTAGGTGCCCAGCGTCGCCAGCAGCAGCACCAGCGACACCGCCACGTGCTGCAGCCGCGGCCCGTGCAGGAAACCACGCAGTCGCCCGGCACGGCGCGACAGGCGCAGCGGCAGCCACAGCACGTCGCGCAGCAGCACGAATACCAGTGCCAGTGCGAAGGCCACCATCACCCAGCCGAACAGCAGTTGCACCCACGCATTGGCAACGTCGCCGAACGCCTGCCGGCGCCACAACCAGCCCAGCAACGGCTGCAGCAACCCCAGCGCGAAAGTCAGCCCGGCATACCAGCGGCGCTTGCGGCCAAGCGCCGCCACCGGCCACCACAGCCAGAAGGCCAGCAGCAGCGGGAACAGCAATATCGATACGATCATCAATGCAAACCGCAGCCATGCCGATCACCGGCGCATGTCGGAACCCGGCAGGAAACCATCGGGGGAAAGCCGGCACGGAACGCGCCCGTGCCGGCGGGGAAGCGCAGGCCGTTATGCGCCCTTGCCGTCGATCCAGCGCTCGATCTTTTCATCCAGCACGTCCAGCGGCACCGAGCCGTCCTTCAGCACTTCGGCGTGGAATTGGCGGATGTCGAACCGGTCGCCCAGCTTCTGCTCGGCGCGCTTGCGCAGCTCCTGGATCTTCAGCTCGCCGGTCTTGTAGGCCAGCGCCTGCCCCGGCCATGCGATGTAGCGCTCGGCCTCGGCGATGGCGTCCGGCTCGCTGACCGAGGAGTTGGCAAACATGTAATCCAGCACCTGCTGGCGGCTCCAGCCCTTGGAATGCAGGCCGGTATCGACCACCAGCCGCACCGCGCGCCACAGCTCGCCCTGCAGGCGACCGAAGTAGCTGTACGGGTCGGTGTAGACGCCCAGGTCCTTGCCCAGGCTCTCGGCATACAGGCCCCAGCCTTCGATGAAGGCGGTCTGCCCGCCGAAGCGGCGGAATGCCGGCACGCCCTGCAGTTCCTGCTGCAGCGCCAGCTGGAAGTGGTGGCCGGGGATGGCTTCGTGCAGGAACAGATCCTCGGCGTCCCACGTCTTCCGGGTCGGCAGGTCGAAGGTGTTGACGTAGAAGATGCCGGGGCGGCTGCCGTCCTCGCTGGGCTGCATGTATTCGCCACCGGCCGCCGATTCGGCGCGGAACGCTTCGATCGGGCGGATCTCGAAGCCGGCCTTCGGGGTCAGCGAGAACAGCT
It includes:
- a CDS encoding Metallophosphoesterase is translated as MIVSILLFPLLLAFWLWWPVAALGRKRRWYAGLTFALGLLQPLLGWLWRRQAFGDVANAWVQLLFGWVMVAFALALVFVLLRDVLWLPLRLSRRAGRLRGFLHGPRLQHVAVSLVLLLATLGTYNGLKPPKVHEREIELSSLPAELDGLRVAVLADLHASPVKGAWRTRRIVDDVLAAKPDLIVLPGDMVDGPVAGNAANVAALAGLHAPHGVWVAPGNHEYYSNYAAWMAHFRQLGLGVLENETVTLAIDGRTLAVSGVGDPAFYRNPEFVQGGGIAPDIPRVAGQAQGSDFHLLLAHQPKLARAAAATGAVDLQISGHTHGGHIIGMDRWLVAPFNDGFVRGDYRVGGMTLFVSAGVGQWDGFNARLGVPSSIDVLVLRRGAR